DNA sequence from the Methanococcus maripaludis genome:
GTAATTACCACACTTACAAAAGAAGCACTGCCAGTTCTTAGATATCGAACAAAAGATATGACAAGCCTCACTTACGAAAAATGTAAATGCGGAAGAACTACCGCGAGAATGCTAAAAATAAGGGGAAGAAGCGACGATATGTTAATTATTCGAGGAGTAAACGTATTCCCAACACAAATTGAAAGTGTTTTGGAAGGAATTGAAGAAATCGGACCGCATTATGAAATAATCGTTACCAAAAACGGACACCTAGACCAGATGACGATTAATATAGAACTTGCAGATGGAAAATTCCTCGAAAAATTCAGCTGCCTTGAACAGATTAGTAAAAAAGTAGACCATAAATTAAAAACTGTGCTTGGATTAAGCTCTAAAATAAATATAGTACAACCTAGAACCCTTGAAAGGTTTGAAGGTAAAGCAAAACGTGTAAAAGACTTAAGAAACGTGAATTAAATTACTTTTTTAATTTTTTTGAATTTTTAAATTTTAATTTTGAACTTGATTAAAAAAAGAAGATATTTTAATTATTTTTTAAGGTTTTTTCTTCTCCAGTGTCTCATTTTTGGGTGCTGTTTAACGCTTCCTTTTGTTCTTGCAATAGCAAACATAGGAACTCTTCTGTTTTGTTTTAAAGCTTTTGCAAGTCTAATTTTTTTACCCAAAGGTTTGTTGCCTGCCATCTTTTCACCTCTGAACTTATCTTTTTAAACCAATAACTCTTGATTGAATGTGTTTTGGGAAGTATTCAAGCGGATCGATTCCTCTTTGCCGAATTAACTCCCTTATTTCGGTTTCATAGTCTGATTTCAAAAGTTCTTCACTTTCTTTTTCAGAAATTATGAAATAATTGTTAACTAGATTTCTTAAAGTTTTGTGACCAAATCCCATTAAAGGAGTCACGTACTGAATATTTTTCCTCATTTCAAGACTCTGGATCTCAGAGTGATCAAGTCTTGGAACGCGGTCGTCTCTTCTCGTACCATCTGCAATTACATCGTATTTCTCGGAAATTATTTCGAGAACTTGCTTGTGTACAAACTGAATCCCGTTTCCAGGATATCCATCCTTTAAGATCATGTCAACAGATTTTTCAATTAATTCCCTGTCCATTGATTCGACTTTATGAGGATAGCCAATTATTTTGGCAGTTTCTTCTGCATGACGGTATGAATCCAAAACTCCGAAATTAACGGTTACTAACTGAATGTCATAGCCCAGATTATGCAAAATTATGGCAGAAAGGGAACTATCTTTTCCACCGCTGAATAAAACGTGAGCTTTAGCCATGTGAATCATTTATTTTCTCATTATAGTGATTTCTTTCTTTGCAGGTCTGTTCATCTCGTATATTTTATCGAGAAGGCCTTTAAAATACTCGTCAGTAAGCGGAACTGGAAGTTTTCCGGCCTGTGCGAGTTGTATTAATTGCATTTCAACCTGTTCTGCAAATTGAGGTTTTGCAAGTTTGATCCTTGCTAATCTCGACCTTGCTTCTTCGGAAAGAATCTGCCTGAGAATTTTTTGTTTTTGCATTTCGTACTGCATTTGCTGCTCTTGCATCTGTCTCTGTGCTTCAGGGTCATTTGCTGCCCCTTGGGCTTGAGCTTTTGCTTGCATTTCCTGCAATCTTCTTTGCCTTATTTCTTCTGGGTTCATCAAACCCCCTCATCAATAAAATTACTTATTGTGCTACTGAATCAGCTACTTCTTTTGCAGTGTTGTCTACTAAAGATTGGCCTTTTGGTGCAATGATTCTTCCACCTTTTTCAGCTTTAGTAAGTAATTCTTTAGCTTCTAAAGCTTGGAAAGCTGTCCTGATAATGTTTCCACTACCTTTAACGAATTTTTCAGGAGCGCACCCTCGGTTCTTCCTTCCACCGTAAACGCTTCTTAATCTTTCAACACCAACAGGGCCGTTGATGTATACTTTTCTTAATATTGCAGCACATCTTACGTACCACCAATCTCCGTCATCAGGTCTTCTCTCTTTGTGAGCTCCTGTTTTAACGAAGTTTGTCCATTCAGGCTCTTCTACGCCCATTTCTTTCAATTTTTCAGCTAATTTTGCGATTAAATCGTTTGCTGGTACATCGTAAACGGTTACCATGTAAACACCTCTAATAATAACGTTCAGTTCATCCTTTTGTAACTCATATTCGGATAATCTGGACAATTAACGGATTCATTAAAAATAATATTTAAAAATCCTTAAGACCGAGCAATCTTATTATAATAATTGCACCCCATATATATTACTTTCCCTGATTCCCAGTAATATAAAAATGAGTAAAAAATGAAAAAAAGGTTAAAATATCATCCGTTATTAAAATAACGTATTATCTCTTAAGGAGTGCTTTTTTAGACCGCATTTCTTCAAATTCTTCAACATACTTTTCTTTCTTTGTTTTCTTTGTGGAATACTTTTTCCAGCCTTCTTTTGGCTTAAAAATAGTAATAACATTTCCAACTACGCTGATAACTTCTGCACCAGTTTCTTTAGATATTTTTTCGGCCATTTCTGCTTTATCGCCATTTTCAAGTGCACTTTTTCGCACTTTAATTTTTATAAGGCTTTTATCTTTTATCTGCCTTTTAATTTCTTCTATGGTTTTTTCGATCCCTTCCTTTCCAACCCAAACTACAGGTTCGATTTCGTGCGATTGGGACCTTAATAT
Encoded proteins:
- a CDS encoding DNA-binding protein, producing the protein MNPEEIRQRRLQEMQAKAQAQGAANDPEAQRQMQEQQMQYEMQKQKILRQILSEEARSRLARIKLAKPQFAEQVEMQLIQLAQAGKLPVPLTDEYFKGLLDKIYEMNRPAKKEITIMRK
- the yhbY gene encoding ribosome assembly RNA-binding protein YhbY, whose amino-acid sequence is MTENTEVKISSKAKKILRSQSHEIEPVVWVGKEGIEKTIEEIKRQIKDKSLIKIKVRKSALENGDKAEMAEKISKETGAEVISVVGNVITIFKPKEGWKKYSTKKTKKEKYVEEFEEMRSKKALLKR
- a CDS encoding DUF7411 family protein; the encoded protein is MIHMAKAHVLFSGGKDSSLSAIILHNLGYDIQLVTVNFGVLDSYRHAEETAKIIGYPHKVESMDRELIEKSVDMILKDGYPGNGIQFVHKQVLEIISEKYDVIADGTRRDDRVPRLDHSEIQSLEMRKNIQYVTPLMGFGHKTLRNLVNNYFIISEKESEELLKSDYETEIRELIRQRGIDPLEYFPKHIQSRVIGLKR
- a CDS encoding 50S ribosomal protein L39e, which produces MAGNKPLGKKIRLAKALKQNRRVPMFAIARTKGSVKQHPKMRHWRRKNLKK
- a CDS encoding 30S ribosomal protein S19e, whose product is MVTVYDVPANDLIAKLAEKLKEMGVEEPEWTNFVKTGAHKERRPDDGDWWYVRCAAILRKVYINGPVGVERLRSVYGGRKNRGCAPEKFVKGSGNIIRTAFQALEAKELLTKAEKGGRIIAPKGQSLVDNTAKEVADSVAQ